A genomic window from Triticum urartu cultivar G1812 chromosome 7, Tu2.1, whole genome shotgun sequence includes:
- the LOC125518799 gene encoding pentatricopeptide repeat-containing protein At1g07590, mitochondrial-like, giving the protein MEWVIRERPYKLSELDYSYLLEFTAKVHGISEAESLFLRIPQEFRNELLYNNLVMACLEQGLIKLSYGYMRKMRELSLPISPYVYNRLIILHSSEGRRKTISKILAQMKASRVTPHTSTYNILLKIQANDHNIDGVARVFSDMKRAKIEPNEITYGILAISHAVARLYTVSQTYIEAIKNSMTGTNWSTQEILLILYGYLGKEHELKMTWNLMQCLPHIRSKSFTLAIEAFGKVGCVEQAEEIWREIKSTRKLKLTEQFNSMLSVYCRHGLVDKAAAVFKEMRASGCQPNAITYRHLALGCLKAGFVKQAVNTMDMGKKEVVTRKVKSSTPWLETTHLLLENFAEIGDLENAKKVFAELNESKYCRNSFVYNTLLKAYVKAKVYEPDFVKTMILRGAMPDAETHSLLRLIEQYKT; this is encoded by the coding sequence ATGGAATGGGTGATCAGAGAGAGACCCTACAAGCTGAGTGAGCTTGATTACTCCTATCTCCTAGAGTTCACAGCTAAAGTTCATGGCATTTCTGAAGCCGAGAGCCTCTTCCTCCGTATACCTCAAGAATTCCGGAATGAGCTGCTCTACAATAACCTTGTAATGGCTTGTTTGGAGCAGGGCTTGATTAAGCTTTCATATGGTTACATGAGGAAGATGAGGGAACTGTCCCTGCCAATTTCACCGTACGTTTACAATCGCTTGATCATCCTCCATTCTTCTGAGGGGCGTAGGAAGACTATCTCCAAAATCCTCGCTCAGATGAAAGCCAGTAGAGTGACCCCCCACACCTCAACCTACAACATCTTGCTGAAAATACAGGCCAATGATCACAATATTGATGGAGTGGCGAGGGTGTTCAGTGATATGAAAAGAGCAAAGATTGAGCCAAATGAGATCACTTATGGCATTCTAGCAATTTCACATGCTGTAGCAAGGCTATATACTGTTTCCCAGACATACATAGAAGCCATCAAGAATTCTATGACAGGTACTAACTGGTCTACACAGGAAATTCTTCTTATCTTGTATGGGTACCTTGGAAAGGAACATGAGCTAAAGATGACGTGGAACCTCATGCAATGCCTTCCTCATATTCGATCCAAAAGCTTTACACTAGCAATTGAAGCATTTGGAAAGGTTGGCTGTGTTGAGCAGGCAGAAGAGATTTGGCGAGAGATCAAATCAACAAGGAAGCTAAAGCTTACAGAACAGTTCAATTCCATGTTATCAGTTTACTGCAGGCATGGCCTTGTGGATAAAGCAGCGGCCGTGTTCAAAGAAATGAGAGCAAGTGGTTGTCAACCAAATGCTATTACGTATCGTCACTTGGCATTGGGTTGCTTGAAAGCAGGTTTTGTGAAACAAGCTGTGAACACAATGGATATGGGAAAAAAGGAAGTTGTCACAAGGAAGGTGAAAAGTTCAACACCATGGTTGGAGACCACTCATTTATTGCTTGAAAATTTTGCAGAGATTGGTGACTTAGAAAATGCGAAGAAAGTTTTTGCAGAACTGAATGAATCAAAGTACTGTAGAAATTCCTTTGTGTATAATACCCTTCTAAAAGCTTATGTTAAAGCAAAAGTTTATGAGCCAGATTTTGTAAAGACGATGATTTTGAGAGGTGCAATGCCTGACGCCGAGACACATAGCCTTCTGAGACTGATTGAACAGTACAAGACATGA
- the LOC125522407 gene encoding uncharacterized protein LOC125522407 produces MERAATAAALDHVDAPLLLLHELWRRVPVHSVKHKQQQQQQHAATRCTYTLHIHKLAKATHAETDRFRRDTYAREKRSIQATNPLWRGSGDDREQPTAGSNSTGWGAARPTSPTASGIPAARPLKTRGERREEVAISRGRQCTSSSAF; encoded by the exons ATGGAAAGAGCTGCTACTGCCGCCGCACTCGACCACGTTGATGCTCCTCTGCTTCTTCTCCATGAACTATGGCGCCGCGTCCCTGTCCACTCTGTCAAAcacaagcagcagcagcagcagcagcacgcCGCAACTCGATGTACGTACACGCTACACATACACAAGCTAGCCAAG GCAACACACGCGGAAACAGATCGATTCCGCCGAGACACGTACGCACGTGAAAAGAGATCGATTCAAGCTACAAATCCGCTATGGAGAGGCAGCGGTGACGACCGTGAGCAGCCGACGGCGGGGAGCAACAGCACGGGGTGGGGAGCAGCACGACCCACGTCACCGACCGCATCTGGTATTCCGGCGGCGCGGCCACTGAAGACTAGAGGAGAGCGGCGCGAGGAGGTCGCCATCAGCAGAGGGCGGCAGTGTACTAGTTCATCGGCTTTTTGA